ATTTATTAATAAAATTAATTTTAGCTATTAAATCATCATTTGTTCTAGAAACATGAATATAATTTTCACTAGATTTATCTACTAATTCAATTCCTAAAATATCACTTAAACAATTAAGTTTAGGAACCTCACTAACTAATTTCAGTTTTGATGGAGCCATGTTAAATTTTTCATTTTCAGATGAAGCTCCAATTAAAATAGTAAGTAATACATCACCCTCATTTGAATAAAATGTAATTCTACTCGGATTCCCCTTAATCTCATCAACAATAGCGATATTAGTTTCATCTAATTC
The DNA window shown above is from Methanobrevibacter oralis and carries:
- a CDS encoding Brix domain-containing protein — protein: MLISTSRKPSQRTRQFCKNLSHITAFSSVNRGKMNMREVLLKAFELDETNIAIVDEIKGNPSRITFYSNEGDVLLTILIGASSENEKFNMAPSKLKLVSEVPKLNCLSDILGIELVDKSSENYIHVSRTNDDLIAKINFINKFGDKVKFQINIKKILEE